The Nitrososphaera sp. genomic interval ACTTGATGATGGCCCGGCGAAAAATCTCGTTGGCATCTTTCAGGTTCAAAGATGCTGGTTAAATACATGAATATTATATAATCTTTTTAAAGCCAATCCTATTTTTTTACATCCTCGACATCGACACCAGTCGGACTCAATCTGAAAAAAGCAGGCTCGACGTATTACTCATGCAGCCTGAGAGCCCGCGGGTTCCAAGAAAGGATTAATACGGCATTGAGAGTGGCTTTACAACCATAATTGGGGAAGAAAGAACTAGCCGCGCTCTTTGCAGCAGACCCCGACAGGTATTACAGGGTCTCGCTATTTGACAGGCTCGGATTCCAAAGGCGCCGCTGCAATCTCTGCGACAAGTTCTTCTGGTCGCTAGATTCACAGCGACTGTCCTGCCCTGATCATGAAAGGTATTCCTTTATCGGCGCTCCTCCAACCGACCGCCGCCTGGATTACGTGGGGGCCTGGAAGGAGACTGAGAAGTTTTTTCGGGACAATAATCACCAGATAGTCCGGCGATATCCCGTCGTGTGCCGCTGGCGAGATGACCTGTATTTTACCATTGCATCAATTGTAGACTTTCAGAGAATTGTCGGCAACCAGATCGTGTTCGAGCTGCCGGCCAACCCGCTAGTGGTGCCGCAGATGTGCCTGCGGTTCAACGACATTGAGAACGTGGGTGTTAGCGGCCGCCATTACACCGGGTTTTGCATGATTGGCCAGACCTGCAACGCGGATCAGGAGGGAGGGTACTGGAAGGACAGGTGCATTGACCTGGACTTTGGCATGCTGACAAACGGCCTTGGCATACGTCCGGAGGAAATCACATTCGTCGAGGACGTGTGGATGGGCGCCGGAGCCTTTGGCTACTCTCTGGAGTACTTTGTCCGCGGGCTTGAACTTGGAAACGCAGTCTTTACAGAGTTTGAGGGCAACGAAAACCAGTACAGGCAGATGCCAAACAGGATTATAGACATGGGAGCCGGCCTTGAGCGGTTCTCATGGATTACCATGGGAACCCCGACCAGCTACGACTGCTGTTTTGGCCCAGTGCTAAAAAAATTGGTCGAGGCAACAGGCACCGATTCCGATGAGCAGATCCTTGCCAAGTATTTTACCACGGTCTCAGACAAACTCGACTCTATTGCAGACATTAAGGAGCTTCGGAGAATTGTCAGCCGCGACATCGGGCTTTCTGAGGAAGTAATCTCAAGACACGTTTCACCGTACGAGGCGATCTATACCGCCGCAGACCACATCAGAACCCTGGTCTTTGCAATCTCTGACGGCGCTCTGCCATCGAATGTTGGCGGTGGCTATAACCTCAGGGTTATCCTGCGCAGGACGCTTTCGATACTTGAACGCATGAAATGGAGCTCCGTCAGGGTCGAGGACATTGCAGACATGCACATCGACTATTTGTCTTCAATCTACCCCGAACTTGAGGAGCACCGCGAAGACGCCAGGACAATACTCCAGCTTGAATCGAGCAGGTACGAAGGATCCCGCGAGCGCATGGATGCCATTGCCGTGTCCCTCAAGAATTCAAAAAAGGGTGGAGAACTCGCGGTTCAGGACCTTGTCAGGCTTTACGAATCAGACGGCATCACACCAGACTTTCTTGTCGAACAGGGCGTCATAGCTTCCGTTCCTTCCAGTTTCTACGTAAAGCTTGCAGAGCTCCACGCCAATTCCGCCGCTGCTGCCCAGGGCCCCGCGATTTCGGCCCGCTCCATTGAGGGACTGCCCCCGACCAAACTTCTCTACTACGAAGACCCGTCAATGATGGACTTTGGCGCGACCGTACTGCGGATAATCGACGGCAAGTATGTGGTGCTGGACCAGACGGCATTCTACCCGCGCGGAGGAGGCCAGGAGCCGGATACGGGGTTTATCGGGAGCCTCAAGGTAGTCGAGGTGACCAAGCAGGCTGACGTTGTCCTGCACAAGATTGAAGGCGCTGCAAAGGGATTTGGCGAACTTGAAGCCGGACAGGCACTCCGCTGCATTGTTAATGCAACAAGGCGCGGCCTGATTACAAAGCATCACACGGCGACGCATGTCATTAATTCGTCATCGCGCAGCAACCTGGGCAGCTGGGTGTGGCAAAACTCGGCATTCAAGGACGAGGGCTACGCGAGGCTCGACATCACGCATCATTCTGCCCTTGCCAAGGAGCAGGTCCAGCGAATAGAGCAAACGGCAAACGAGGTAATCAGGAAAAACCTCCCCGTCGTTATCAAGACGTATGACCGTGGCGAGGCTGAGGAGTCTTTCAGCTTCCGGATCTATCAGGGAGGCGTGGTGCCCAACAATAACGTGAGGATCGTCAATATCGAAGGATGGGATATCGAGGCATGCGGCGGG includes:
- the alaS gene encoding alanine--tRNA ligase, coding for MGKKELAALFAADPDRYYRVSLFDRLGFQRRRCNLCDKFFWSLDSQRLSCPDHERYSFIGAPPTDRRLDYVGAWKETEKFFRDNNHQIVRRYPVVCRWRDDLYFTIASIVDFQRIVGNQIVFELPANPLVVPQMCLRFNDIENVGVSGRHYTGFCMIGQTCNADQEGGYWKDRCIDLDFGMLTNGLGIRPEEITFVEDVWMGAGAFGYSLEYFVRGLELGNAVFTEFEGNENQYRQMPNRIIDMGAGLERFSWITMGTPTSYDCCFGPVLKKLVEATGTDSDEQILAKYFTTVSDKLDSIADIKELRRIVSRDIGLSEEVISRHVSPYEAIYTAADHIRTLVFAISDGALPSNVGGGYNLRVILRRTLSILERMKWSSVRVEDIADMHIDYLSSIYPELEEHREDARTILQLESSRYEGSRERMDAIAVSLKNSKKGGELAVQDLVRLYESDGITPDFLVEQGVIASVPSSFYVKLAELHANSAAAAQGPAISARSIEGLPPTKLLYYEDPSMMDFGATVLRIIDGKYVVLDQTAFYPRGGGQEPDTGFIGSLKVVEVTKQADVVLHKIEGAAKGFGELEAGQALRCIVNATRRGLITKHHTATHVINSSSRSNLGSWVWQNSAFKDEGYARLDITHHSALAKEQVQRIEQTANEVIRKNLPVVIKTYDRGEAEESFSFRIYQGGVVPNNNVRIVNIEGWDIEACGGTHVSRTGEIGLIKITKSERIQDGVVRLEFVAGEAAINYVQNQENQLASIAQSLGSSRERVVESLNKTLEAGETAKRKARAVIRSVAGEMAKKACSEARKLPSGNTLYSVVDEELDEEYHIAVGELAIANDPHLVYVALIFKDAGIRVIVLSGTEARKTAPAGNVSRKVSAALGGSGGGDARFGQGGGKCRDKIASAMEEAEKAAGG